A region from the Agrobacterium cucumeris genome encodes:
- the frr gene encoding ribosome recycling factor: MSGIDLNDIKRRMDGAINAFKSDIASLRTGRASANILDPVTIEAYGSRVPLNQVANITVPEPRMLGVNIWDKSMVNAVDRAIRESNLGLNPIVDGQNLRIPLPELNEERRKSLVKVAHDYAEKAKVAIRHVRRDGMDGLKKAEKDGDIGQDESRGQSEKVQKMTDDTISEIERLLGEKEREIMQV; the protein is encoded by the coding sequence ATGAGTGGTATTGACCTCAACGATATCAAGCGCCGCATGGATGGCGCCATCAATGCGTTCAAGAGCGATATAGCATCGCTGCGCACCGGTCGTGCTTCGGCCAACATTCTCGACCCGGTGACCATCGAGGCCTATGGCTCGCGTGTGCCGCTCAACCAGGTGGCAAACATCACCGTTCCCGAGCCGCGCATGCTTGGCGTCAACATCTGGGACAAGTCGATGGTCAATGCCGTCGACCGCGCCATTCGCGAATCCAATCTCGGCCTGAACCCGATCGTCGACGGCCAGAACCTGCGAATTCCGCTGCCTGAACTCAACGAAGAGCGCCGCAAATCGCTCGTCAAGGTGGCTCACGACTATGCCGAAAAAGCCAAGGTGGCGATTCGCCATGTGCGCCGCGACGGCATGGATGGCCTGAAAAAAGCCGAAAAGGACGGTGACATCGGTCAGGACGAAAGCCGCGGACAGTCCGAAAAGGTCCAGAAAATGACCGACGACACGATTTCCGAGATTGAACGCTTGCTTGGCGAGAAGGAAAGGGAAATCATGCAGGTCTAA